From the Roseateles sp. XES5 genome, one window contains:
- the queG gene encoding tRNA epoxyqueuosine(34) reductase QueG, with the protein MSGDDRQRRRLTDFVKAEAADKGFDLCRITGPDAIPEAPARLADFLDAGYHGTMEWMAETQARRADPRVLWSEVRSVVLFAMNYGPEHDPRAVLAMPDRAAISVYAQNRDYHDIIKGRLKEVATRFAARGGADVKVFVDTAPVMEKPLAAAAGLGWQGKHTNLLSRTHGSWLFLGSLFTTADLVRDEPERDHCGSCRACLDACPTDAFPAPYRIDARRCISYLTIEHKGPIAPDIRERIGNRIYGCDDCLAACPWNKFAAAASEMKLVAREELKAPAVADLLAFDDAGFRAHFSGSPVKRIGRDRFVRNVLIAAGNSGERDLIAPCLRLADDAAPVVRGMAAWALSRLMTASEFRQFAAGRADDADEDVRAEYERAKAER; encoded by the coding sequence ATGTCGGGCGACGACAGGCAACGCCGCCGCCTGACGGATTTCGTGAAGGCCGAAGCCGCCGACAAGGGGTTCGATCTCTGTCGCATCACGGGGCCCGATGCCATTCCCGAGGCCCCGGCACGGCTCGCCGACTTTCTTGACGCCGGCTATCACGGCACCATGGAGTGGATGGCGGAGACGCAGGCGCGCCGCGCCGATCCGCGCGTCCTGTGGAGCGAGGTTCGCTCCGTCGTGCTCTTCGCCATGAACTACGGCCCGGAACACGATCCGCGTGCCGTGCTTGCCATGCCGGACCGCGCAGCGATCTCCGTCTACGCGCAGAACCGCGACTATCACGACATCATCAAGGGCCGGCTGAAGGAAGTGGCGACACGGTTCGCCGCGCGCGGCGGGGCGGACGTGAAAGTCTTCGTCGATACGGCACCCGTGATGGAAAAGCCGCTCGCCGCCGCCGCCGGTCTCGGCTGGCAGGGCAAGCATACCAACCTCCTCAGCCGCACGCATGGCTCCTGGCTGTTCCTCGGCAGCCTTTTCACCACCGCCGACCTTGTCCGCGACGAGCCGGAGCGGGATCATTGCGGCTCCTGCCGCGCCTGCCTCGACGCCTGCCCGACCGATGCCTTTCCCGCGCCCTACCGGATCGACGCCCGGCGCTGCATTTCCTATCTCACCATCGAGCACAAGGGACCGATTGCGCCGGACATCCGTGAGAGGATCGGCAATCGCATCTATGGCTGCGACGATTGCCTTGCCGCCTGTCCCTGGAACAAGTTCGCCGCCGCGGCCTCCGAAATGAAGCTCGTCGCGCGCGAGGAATTGAAGGCGCCCGCTGTCGCCGACCTGCTCGCCTTCGACGATGCCGGCTTCCGTGCGCATTTTTCCGGATCGCCCGTCAAACGCATCGGCCGCGACCGTTTCGTGCGCAATGTGCTGATCGCCGCCGGCAATTCCGGCGAACGCGACCTGATCGCCCCTTGTCTCCGCCTTGCGGACGATGCCGCGCCGGTGGTGCGTGGCATGGCCGCATGGGCGCTCTCCCGCCT
- a CDS encoding undecaprenyl-diphosphate phosphatase: MADQSIVSALILGLIEGLTEFIPVSSTGHILLAGHFLGFKSPGNTFAVLIQLGAILAILSVYTAKLLRIAFALPSSPEARRFVASVLIAFLPAAVIGALAHDFIKTVLFETPMLICIVLIVGGVILYVIDRLPLKPRYTDAMKYPPSLAFKIGLCQCLAMIPGTSRSGATIAGALLMGTDKRSAAEFSFFLAMPTMVGAFALDLYKNRDALSSDDLLVIGVGFIAAFIAGLFVVRSLLDFVSRRGFTLFAIWRIVVGTLGLIALLIWG; encoded by the coding sequence ATGGCAGACCAGTCCATCGTCAGCGCCCTGATCCTCGGCCTCATCGAGGGCCTGACAGAATTCATCCCGGTATCGTCCACCGGCCATATCCTGCTTGCCGGCCACTTCCTCGGCTTCAAGTCGCCGGGCAACACCTTCGCCGTTCTCATCCAGCTCGGCGCGATCCTGGCAATCCTCTCGGTCTACACGGCAAAGCTGCTGCGCATCGCCTTCGCGCTGCCGTCGAGCCCCGAGGCGCGGCGCTTCGTCGCCAGCGTTCTCATCGCCTTCCTGCCGGCCGCCGTCATCGGCGCCCTGGCGCATGATTTCATCAAGACCGTGCTCTTCGAGACGCCGATGCTGATCTGCATCGTGCTCATCGTCGGCGGCGTCATTCTCTATGTCATCGACCGCCTGCCGCTGAAGCCGCGCTATACGGATGCGATGAAATACCCGCCGTCGCTCGCTTTCAAGATCGGTCTTTGCCAGTGCCTCGCCATGATCCCCGGCACCTCGCGCTCGGGCGCGACAATCGCCGGCGCGCTGCTGATGGGCACGGACAAGCGCTCTGCGGCGGAGTTCTCGTTCTTCCTGGCGATGCCCACCATGGTGGGGGCCTTCGCGCTCGATCTTTACAAGAACCGCGACGCACTGTCGTCGGACGATCTTCTGGTCATCGGCGTCGGCTTCATCGCCGCCTTCATCGCCGGTCTCTTCGTCGTGCGCTCGCTGCTCGACTTCGTGTCGCGCCGGGGCTTCACGCTCTTCGCCATCTGGCGCATCGTCGTGGGCACGCTGGGCCTGATCGCCCTTTTGATCTGGGGTTGA
- a CDS encoding glutathione S-transferase family protein, whose translation MPTLYHHPMSSASRFVRLILAEYGFQTELAEEQPWENRRDFLALNPAGTLPVYVDDSMRALCGASIISEYLDETHGVLKRDRRLLAEDPFQRAEIRRLTEWFLQKMEQDVTRPLVRERIFKLQMTSDQGGGPPDSKILRNSRANIRQHMKYLSWLAGSRTYLAGDRLSYADLAAAACLSVLDYMGEINWTEAPQAKEWYQRLKSRPSFRPLLAERVRGVTPVSHYADLDF comes from the coding sequence ATGCCCACACTCTATCATCATCCGATGTCCTCGGCCTCCCGCTTCGTCCGCCTTATCCTGGCGGAATACGGCTTCCAGACGGAACTCGCCGAGGAGCAGCCGTGGGAAAACCGCCGCGATTTCCTCGCGCTGAACCCGGCCGGCACGCTGCCGGTCTATGTCGATGACAGCATGCGGGCGCTGTGCGGGGCGAGCATCATCTCCGAATATCTCGACGAGACGCACGGCGTGCTCAAGCGCGACCGGCGGCTTCTGGCGGAAGACCCGTTCCAGCGCGCGGAAATCCGCCGCCTGACGGAATGGTTCCTGCAGAAGATGGAGCAGGACGTGACGCGCCCGCTGGTGCGCGAGCGTATCTTCAAGCTGCAGATGACGTCGGATCAGGGCGGCGGCCCGCCGGACAGCAAGATCCTGCGCAATTCGCGCGCCAATATCCGCCAGCACATGAAATATCTTTCCTGGCTTGCCGGCTCGCGTACCTATCTTGCCGGCGACCGGCTGAGCTATGCCGATCTTGCCGCCGCGGCCTGTCTTTCGGTGCTCGACTATATGGGCGAGATCAACTGGACCGAGGCGCCGCAGGCCAAGGAATGGTACCAGCGGCTGAAATCCCGCCCCTCCTTCCGCCCGCTGCTCGCCGAGCGCGTGCGCGGCGTCACGCCGGTCTCGCACTACGCGGACCTCGACTTCTGA